AAATTATGATTTTCTGAATGAAATCGAACATTTTGTCCCATTATTACGTCATTTCCTATTTCAATTCCTCCAGCTGCACCAAAAAAACAATTTTCTCCAAAACCACAATTGTTACCAATCTTCAAACCCTTACCAATTTTTTTTATTGAGCCTGTACATAGAATTCTGCTATTATCGCCTATTCTAACATTATTCCCCAATATAACTCCCTCCTTTGAAAATGCATCAATCACAACATTATTTCCAATATTTACGCCTTTCCCAAAGTTCATCTTTCTTTTCATCTTCAACTTGACTTTCGATCCAATAAAAATGAAATGGCTTCTCTTTTTTATTGATATACCTTTTATATTTCCTCTAATTAGATTTTTTGACATATCCATGATTAATTCGAGTAAATATATTAAATCAATATCCTTATCTAAAGAGAAATCCTCTCCCTTTATTTGTTTTATAAAATACTCTATTAATTTCATATTTTATCACCTATAATATTTTCATAAATATTTTTTATTCTTAAACAATGTGACTCTATACTCCATGTAAATTCATCTTTCAAAATATTATTGTTCATATTCCTTAATATATTCCTATCTTTAAAAACATTTATAATAGTATCTTTAAGTTCATCTCTTAAAGGCGATACTATTATCCCCTTACTTGTTGCACTTTTACCTAATAAATCTTTACTTCCTACTTTATTAGTAACTATTACTGGTATACCATAACTTAATGCTTCTAATGTTACAAAACCAAAAGTTTCATTCCATATACTCGGTACTAATAAAATATCTGTATTATCAAATATATATTTTAAATCCTTATATTCATACTTACCATTTATATTTATATTTTTTACTTCATTCCAACTTCTTTTTTCATCACCATAAACATTCAATTCTATGTCACTATATAACTCTTTCTCAAGTTCTTTCATAACATCTTCCAAAAGATAAAATCCTTTATATTCTTTACATGGTCCTAAATATGTAAGCTTTAATTTCTTACCACTATAATTTCTTTTTTTTCTATTATCCTTTATATCACTATGTGTTATAGTAACTACTTCTCCATTACACTCTATATAACTTTTATATATTTCTCTAGCAACGCTACTATTAAATAAAAACCAATCTACTAGACTAAATATTGAATTATAATATTCTATGAGCCTCTTATACTTTTCATCATTCAATTTATATATATTATTCGTATCATCAATCTCGGTATTTTTTTCGTGAGATTTTATTAAGGATAGTTTCCTATTAAAAAAAGTAATAATTCCTTTATTCTTTGCAAATCTATATAAAGGTGATTGTAAAATTTTTATAACTTTCGTGCTGCTTCCATGAGCATTACATATTCTACACTTATCTAATTCTCTTCTTTCGCACAATTTACCGTTATAATCAATGAAACTAACTTTTGTACATAATCCAAAATAATCAT
Above is a genomic segment from Clostridium bornimense containing:
- a CDS encoding acyltransferase, with the translated sequence MKLIEYFIKQIKGEDFSLDKDIDLIYLLELIMDMSKNLIRGNIKGISIKKRSHFIFIGSKVKLKMKRKMNFGKGVNIGNNVVIDAFSKEGVILGNNVRIGDNSRILCTGSIKKIGKGLKIGNNCGFGENCFFGAAGGIEIGNDVIMGQNVRFHSENHNFNDSNKLIREQGVTNKGIKIGSNCWIGSGVVFLDGVTVGDGCVIGANTLVNKDIPDNTISVGNPVRIIKSRIGSLED
- a CDS encoding glycosyltransferase, producing the protein MRILHYSLGLPPYRTGGLTKYSYDLMLEQTNQGDQVYLLFPGEIKMIDNEPKIRYYSRHKNINVYEIINPLSVPLMKGTKDLDMFMKKSNKEVFVKFLQNTKIEIVHIHTIMGLFVEFLEACKELNLKIVYTTHDYFGLCTKVSFIDYNGKLCERRELDKCRICNAHGSSTKVIKILQSPLYRFAKNKGIITFFNRKLSLIKSHEKNTEIDDTNNIYKLNDEKYKRLIEYYNSIFSLVDWFLFNSSVAREIYKSYIECNGEVVTITHSDIKDNRKKRNYSGKKLKLTYLGPCKEYKGFYLLEDVMKELEKELYSDIELNVYGDEKRSWNEVKNININGKYEYKDLKYIFDNTDILLVPSIWNETFGFVTLEALSYGIPVIVTNKVGSKDLLGKSATSKGIIVSPLRDELKDTIINVFKDRNILRNMNNNILKDEFTWSIESHCLRIKNIYENIIGDKI